The window TTCGAAGGCGCGCGGGGCTGGGGCTGTCACAGACAAACATCATATTGCAATAATGCAAGTGCCTCTGAAGCACACGACAAGTTGCTCGCCACTCCTTGACCTGTAAAATTGTattcgtagagaagagtattgtGCACGTACGGCCGATCAGAACAGAGCGTGCAACGCATCTCTGCATCCAACCTGTCGATCATCTGGCCGCGCAACATTCTCCGATCTCTAGCGCACGTGTCATTATTGATGGAAGTAGTAGTATCAACAGAAGCCAGAAGGACCAGCGCATAAACACGAGAACCGCCCGGAAGTTGCACCCGCTGTGCTGCCGATGCGAGATTTGCTGGAATCAGATCGCGTTTGATGCTGCATGCTCTACCAGCTTCAGGTAGCAGCTCGCGGCTTCCTTACCAGCTTCCACTGTCACCCGGCGCTGCTGGCCAAGGCCTGGCTGAAAACCATTTTACTAGCAGAAGAACATGGACCTAGCCAGAAGAGGCAAGTATCTTCTCTCGTAGTAAAACATTCAACTGGCTGCCCTGCCGATCGGCATATGTTGGATTTTCACGTGGCCTGACATCTGCCACTAGTTAATTTGCATCGCCCATCGGTCAATCACGGCCAGCATCCACACGGAGCGCCCTGCTTCAAGGAACCTCACGTTTTCCACCCGTCCCGTCGCGCGCCGGGTCAGCGTCACGCACGTAAAGCGGTGCGATGCGCCCGCGCACCAGATTCCAGATTACCGGTCTCCCGTGGCATCTCGCTCGCTCGCCCGTTCCGTACGAGGGGAAAGGAGAGGAAGGTGTGAATAGTCAAGCGCGGGGAGCTCAACGACCAACTCGTCTGCTGCCTTTTGTTTTTGTTCGCTACTGCCCGCAGGCCCGCGCGTCGCGGCTTCGTGCCCCGCGACAGGGTCAAGGCAAGCCAACACCACGCACGATTCCGTTCCCTCCCGTGCCCGCCATTATATGCCCGCCGTCGCCCACCGATGCTTCGTCGTCAACCAGTCTCTCCTCCCCCATCTCTTCTTCAACTCCCCTGACCCTCACACCGGAATTCACAGGCTCAACCAAGAAAGCAACCAGTCTGCATCGAGAGGATCGTTGCCAGTTCTTCCGATTCTTGCTCTTGCATTGCGCAGTCCATCTTCGATCGCCGCGGAGCTGGTGTCACCGATGGCTTCAGCACAGCCGTGGAAGTCTATGTTCTGCTGCGTCGGAGCGGGGGCGGCcgtggacgaagaagggccgtCGCCGTCTTCCACGCCGAGGCGGAGGAGAGGGGAGCGGAGGACGCTGCTGCCGTCGTCGTCCGCGTCGACGGCGTCCCGGGTCTCCCTGTCCAGCCTGGGGTCGACGGGCACGCTGACGCCGGAGGACCTCTCGCTGACGCTGTCCGGCTCCAACCTGCACGCCTTCACCTACGCCGAGCTCAAGGCGGCCACCGCCGGCTTCTCCCGCTCCAGGTACCTCGGCTGCGGCGGCTTCGGGCCCGTGTACAAGGGCCAGCTCGCCGCCGAGCTCCGGCCGGGCCTGGAGGCGCAGACGGTCGCCGTCAAGTACCTCGACCTCGACTCCAGCTCGCAGGGCCATAACGAGTGGCTGGTAAGTCGACCCACTGACTCCACCATTGTTGTTGCACGTACGGATGCATGATCTGTCAAATAAAATACCTCCATTATTGCGCCAACTAACTTCTCGATCCGATTGGTTCTGCAGGCGGAGGTGTTCTTCCTTGGGCAACTGAGGCACAGGAACCTGGTGAAGCTGGTCGGCTACTGCTATGAGGAGGAGCACCGGATGCTGGCGTACGAATTCATGGGCACCGGCAGCCTGGAGAAGCACCTCTTCAGAAGCATCGACGGCCCCATGCCGTGGATGACGAGGATGAAGATCGCCGTCGGCGCCGCCAAGGGCCTCGCCTTCCTCCACGGCGCCGACACGCCGGTCATCTTCCGCGACCTCAAGGCGTCCAACATCTTGCTCGACTCGGTGAGTCAACTCAACTGCCCGATTAATCCAATTATCTCATCATTTTTGAGACTTGACCACGAGTTGGCGATAGAGCAACTTGTGGACGGATGAATGTCAAAGTCTGGCACCCGTTTTTTTTTTGACGAAAAACAGCATTGTGCTGATTTCATTCATTAAGATAGGATGAGACACCCCAAGAAATACAGGTCAAGGTTCGCTAGGGTTTGCTGGCTTCGCTGGAAAAGCCAGCGGCGCCATGATTAGGACTTGGAATTGGAAGGTTCCTGGATGCCCATTTCTCACATAAATCCTACTACTCACAATCAATAAATCTGTACCCACCCGTGCCATAATGTATGATTATGTCAGTATCAAAGCAACAGCCTGACAGATACAGCTTAGCACGATAGAAACGTTGTCAGGTTACATGGATATAtctgtgtttgtcacatgttatCTTTGCCTAACCTAATTTGCTTCTTGCATTTCAGGACTATACCGCCAAGCTGTCCGACTTCGGCCTCGCCAAGGATGGCCCCAACGGCGACGCCACCCATGTCACGACACGTATCATGGGTACACATGGATATGCCGCACCAGAGTACATCATGACGGGGCATCTGACCGCTAAGAGCGACGTTTATAGCTTCGgcgtggtgctcctcgagctaTTATCGGGTCGGCGGTCCATTGACCGTGCTCGGCGTTCCAGGGAGCAAAGCTTGGTTGACTATGCCAGACCATACCTCAAGAAGCAGGACAAGCTGCACCGGGTCATGGATCCGGCTTTGGAATGCCAATACTCGTCTCAGGGGGCTGAACTGGCTGCACGAGTAGCGTACAAATGCTTGAGCCAAAACTCAAAGTTGAGGCCCACCATGAAAGAGGTCGTTCAGGCCCTAGAGCCCATACTCAAGATGGACGACTACCTACAAGTGGGTACATTCGTGTTCACAGTCGTAGTGGAAAATACTGATAAAAGCGTCGAGAACAAAGGAAAGCTTATTGATGACGAGTGGAAGGCTGACATGAAGGTTGAGAAGATTGTAGAGGACAAGCACCAGAGCCACCAAGATCGACACCGGCAAAAGTTCCCAAACTCAACGATACACGCTGACATTTTGCTGCAACGGGATGGTGCCATCGGGCCGTATACCACTGCGCTACAACGTCACCGAAGAGCATCAAGTTACACTGAGGAAAGGGGTGCATAGTGTTGATCATCACAGAGCTTAGTTAGGACCGTTGTTAAGGAG is drawn from Aegilops tauschii subsp. strangulata cultivar AL8/78 chromosome 1, Aet v6.0, whole genome shotgun sequence and contains these coding sequences:
- the LOC109754004 gene encoding serine/threonine-protein kinase RIPK, which gives rise to MPAVAHRCFVVNQSLLPHLFFNSPDPHTGIHRLNQESNQSASRGSLPVLPILALALRSPSSIAAELVSPMASAQPWKSMFCCVGAGAAVDEEGPSPSSTPRRRRGERRTLLPSSSASTASRVSLSSLGSTGTLTPEDLSLTLSGSNLHAFTYAELKAATAGFSRSRYLGCGGFGPVYKGQLAAELRPGLEAQTVAVKYLDLDSSSQGHNEWLAEVFFLGQLRHRNLVKLVGYCYEEEHRMLAYEFMGTGSLEKHLFRSIDGPMPWMTRMKIAVGAAKGLAFLHGADTPVIFRDLKASNILLDSDYTAKLSDFGLAKDGPNGDATHVTTRIMGTHGYAAPEYIMTGHLTAKSDVYSFGVVLLELLSGRRSIDRARRSREQSLVDYARPYLKKQDKLHRVMDPALECQYSSQGAELAARVAYKCLSQNSKLRPTMKEVVQALEPILKMDDYLQVGTFVFTVVVENTDKSVENKGKLIDDEWKADMKVEKIVEDKHQSHQDRHRQKFPNSTIHADILLQRDGAIGPYTTALQRHRRASSYTEERGA